A genome region from Anopheles stephensi strain Indian chromosome 2, UCI_ANSTEP_V1.0, whole genome shotgun sequence includes the following:
- the LOC118508511 gene encoding neurofibromin isoform X4, with translation MATQKPGEWANSLLARFEEQLPYRTGPHGTQARLSIDETMNCLIQISRYRFSLVISGLTKMLQRVNEIFIILQFQPPACRGHEPERCCYDSLIIILETLERCLSGQSKDTARFEEAMNVKLLLREICQFIDIQNENNQNATSLKALASKVLFALSQNHFGAVFNRISARLQELSTCAEENPDYSDIELIQHIDLDVHRLTKLLTETIQKFKSLKKSAHMILLSSLEKALWNWIEFHPKEFEDLQRNPNDELSKCCETFFDILDSYSENKKARAAVWPLQIMLLILSPKVLEEIVNADSGAPCSPRHLKKKHFMEGIKKGLGAHASSKQSTESAAIACVKLCKASTYININDSNNVTFQLVQSVINDLKALLFNPAKPFSRGQGFNFQDIDLMIDCWVSCFRIKPHNNEALKVCLSLNSPPAYHFVIVSSLLKIVTQARLPWWPQIDLVYARSGELRGLFTDTLNKATQGYIAHTPLRMITSLTLKSKDAQSRLTRPDEGPAHKALLLLMVRLIHADPMLLLNSLGKAGHEVQSSTLELINGLVSLVHQPTMPDVAQEAMEALLALHSPDKIEVWNPEAPINTFWDVSSQVLFSISQKLIQHQIANYTDVLKWLREILICRNTFLQRHKDYANVGSQIAICRQAHIKLEVVFFMYLWSVDLDAVMVSLSCFGLLCEEAEIRSGSDELTVGFILPNYHLYQELSHTSATLTSPQNAESRYSFFEHLHGRVTLQRNIMSLLRKIEHCVNGVQPAWEETFRNWEVTSKLLQNYPKGKPEEGQAEVFHRSMGKRRASHQSSEHDLEEQITEWANMTWFLLALGGVCLQKPRNQRQTAQGYNLPLGTAGPSLMQSTTSLSSSSSGRGSMHPIMGSLVSSIGPGSSQEVQYCPVTQFIGQLLRLLVCNNEKFGPQIQKHVKELVGQEMSSQLYPILFDQIRSIVEKFFDQQGQVVVTDINTQFIEHTIYIMKSVLDGRQSKDQNDQPANSEHLGVTSIENLMLAIVRYVRHLDMTVHAIHIKTKLCQLVEVMMKRRDDLAFRQEMKFRNKLVEYLTDWVMGTSHQIAPPGSGDVTVITRDLDQACMEAVAALLRGLPLQPEESDRGDLMDAKSALFLKYFTLFMNLLNDCVDGSEADKDTNNPPLLPPRPRVAAGKLTALRNATIQAMSNLLSANIDSGLMHSIDLGYNPDLQTRAAFMEVLTQILQQGTEFDTLAESVMADRFEQLVQLVTMISDKGELPIAMALASVVTTSQMDELARVLVTLFDAKHLLSPLLWNMFYREVEVSDCMQTLFRGNSLGSKIMAFCFKIYGASYLQGLLEPLIRPLLEEPTSSFEVDPARIESSEDIENNRKNLIALTQKVFDAIVNSADRFPPQLRSMCHCLYQVLSKRFPNLLQNNIGAVGTVIFLRFINPAIVSPQELGIVGKQVPTQIKRGLMLMSKILQNIANHVEFSKEQHMLCFNDFLRAHFEAGRRFFIQIASDCETVDQTSHSMSFISDANVLALHRLLWSHQERIGDYLSSSRDHKAVGRRPFDKMATLLAYLGPPEHKPVDSHLLFSSYARWSSIDMSSTNFEEIMVKHQMHEKEEFKTLKSMNIFYQAGTSKAGNPVFYYIARRYKIGETNGDLLIYHVILTLKPFCHSPFEVVIDFTHTCSDNRFRTEFLQKWFYVLPEVAYENLYAAYIYNCNSWVREYTKFHDRILAPLKGCRKLIFLDSPAKLNDVIDPEQQKLPGATLSLDEDLKVFNNALKLSHKDTKVAIKVGPTALQITSAEKTKVLAHSVLLNDVYYASEIEEVCLVDDNQFTLSIANESSQLSFIHNDCDNIVQAIIHIRNRWELSQPDSVTVHQKIRPKDVPGTLLNMALLNLGSSDPNLRTAAYNQLCALTATFDLKIEGQLLETQGLCIPSNNTIFIKSVSETLATNEPHLTLEFLEECIQGFQRSTIELKHLCLEYMTPWLANLVRFCKPSDEGKRQKQVALILEKLINLTIEQKEMYPSIQAKIWGSIGQIPELIDMVLDNFIHKSVSSGLGSPQVEIMADTAVALASANVQLVAKKVIGRLCRVMDKTCHSPTQYLEQHMMWDDIAILARYLLMLSFNNCLDVARHLPYLFHTVTFLVCTGSLSMRASTHGLVINIIHSLCTCTKPSFSEETQRVLRLSLDEFSLPKFYLLFGISKVKSAAVTAFRSSCRHPNDRWLGNERVSQAPPADRERLALPSLEVITEALLEIMEACMRDIPDCEWLHTWISLAKSFAFCYNPALQPRALIVFGCISKSVTDQDVKQLLRILVKALESFNDIILLEALVMCLTRLQPLLRPESPIHQALFWVAVSVLQLDESTLYAAGLALLEQNLHTLNSQQLFDNQNIADVMMATREPLEWHFKQLDHAVGLSFKSNFHFALVGHLLKGFRHPTPTTVSRTSRVLTMLLGIVAKPHRRDKFEVTPDSVAYLTALVCFSEEVRSRCHVKHTVPRWPVESGGSGDSGSASSSDPSAPNSAGGGPLTGGSGTITSSSSGGNSVRRQKSWDMLDQSAIQYARQSHKVQQHQEPVVIRGKSWRSLDSAHNPHLGMISHSSFVTHGNTTTTTTTNNNMINMNSNTPNAITTGMPNSNTSSIITNSSSNTNNSSTASSAYAAASAAAASIGVGAYQSQRNDFRNRRSSSEPANQMVLMNPNIAKLIALNQGHTPTYGYGAGGGSGVPGATVAHAVASGLPPVAGTGPPMPTADEEPSEQTHRDAPKQGTKDESENFIVDCLQDISSIKERGSRSSVSNESNVLLDPEVLPDSSTQALVLTVLATLVKYTTDEAETRVLYQYLAEGSIVFPKVFPVIHSLLDQKVNNVLSVSNDQIVLASVQSIIQNMLASEDASQQPLHFLQSCGFGGLWRFAGPFTKYNMMVESSELFVNFLEAMVETCLPMEESSPIPPSPRPYNLSSSLSSLTLGSPTDKAFSSESLDHDGFSGSVSSLRRASCSKARTGKHRFIDSPTHNI, from the exons ATGGCTACACAGAAACCGGGTGAATGGGCCAACTCACTGTTGGCCCGTTTTGAGGAGCAG CTTCCGTATCGTACTGGTCCACACGGAACCCAAGCACGGCTCAGCATCGATGAAACTATGAACTGTTTGATACAGATCTCCCGTTACCGCTTTTCGCTGGTTATCTCCGGCCTGACGAAAATGTTGCAGCGCGTGAACGAAATT tttattattttacagTTTCAACCGCCTGCCTGCCGCGGCCACGAACCGGAACGCTGTTGCTATGATTCGCTGATCATAATCTTAGAAACGCTGGAACGTTGTTTGTCTGGACAGTCGAAGGATACGGCGCGGTTTGAGGAAGCGATGAACGTGAAGCTACTTTTGCGAGAAATTTGTCAGTTTATCG ATATTCAAAATGAGAACAATCAAAATGCAACATCGCTGAAAGCTCTGGCATCCAAGGTGCTGTTCGCGCTGTCTCAAAATCATTTCGGCGCGGTATTTAATCGCATATCGGCCCGGCTACAAGAGCTCAGCACTTGCGCGGAGGAGAACCCCGACTACAGTGACATTGAGCTCATTCAGCACATCGATCTCGATGTGCACCGGTTGACGAAACTGCTCACGGAAACGATTCAGAAGTTTAAATCGTTGAAAAAGTCCGCGCACATGATACTGCTCAGTTCGCTCGAGAAAGCGCTCTGGAACTGGATCGAGTTTCATCCGAAGGAGTTCGAAGACCTGCAACGCAACCCGAACGACGAGCTGAGCAAGTGCTGTGAAACGTTTTTCGACATACTGGACTCGTATTCAGAGAACAAAAAGGCTCGAGCCGCCGTTTGGCCCCTCCAGATAATGCTGTTGATACTGAGCCCGAAGGTGCTGGAGGAGATTGTGAATGCCGATTCGGGTGCCCCGTGTTCACCGCGCCATCTCAAAAAGAAGCACTTCATGGAAGGCATCAAGAAGGGGCTGGGAGCCCACGCATCGTCTAAACAATCAACCGAATCGGCCGCTATCGCGTGTGTGAAATTGTGCAAAGCATCCACGTACATCAACATAAACGATTCGAACAACGTCACGTTTCAGCTCGTGCAGAGCGTCATTAACGATCTAAAGGCACTGCTGTTCAATCCAGCGAAACCGTTCTCGCGAGGACAAGGTTTCAACTTTCAGGACATCGATCTCATGATCGACTGCTGGGTATCGTGCTTTCGTATAAAGCCACACAACAACGAAGCACTGAAGGTGTGCCTCAGCCTCAACTCGCCTCCTGCCTATCACTTCGTCATCGTAAGCTcgctgttaaaaattgtcaCCCAGGCCCGGTTACCGTGGTGGCCCCAGATCGATCTTGTGTATGCGAGATCGGGCGAGCTGCGAGGTCTCTTTACCGATACGCTGAACAAAGCGACTCAGGGTTACATCGCACACACGCCGCTGCGCATGATCACCTCATTGACGCTTAAATCCAAAGATGCTCAGAGCCGACTGACGAGGCCCGACGAGGGACCGGCGCACAAAGCGTTGCTCCTGCTGATGGTGCGTCTCATCCATGCCGatccgatgctgctgctaaacAGCCTCGGAAAGGCAGGCCACGAGGTGCAAAGCTCTACGCTCGAGCTAATCAATGGGCTGGTATCGCTGgtccaccaaccaaccatgcCCGACGTGGCACAGGAAGCGATGGAGGCACTGCTCGCGCTCCACTCGCCGGACAAGATTGAGGTGTGGAACCCGGAGGCCCCGATCAATACGTTCTGGGACGTTAGTTCGCAGGTGTTGTTTTCGATATCGCAAAAGCTTATCCAGCATCAGATTGCCAACTACACGGACGTGCTCAAGTGGCTACGCGAGATACTGATTTGCCGCAACACGTTCCTGCAGCGGCACAAGGATTACGCAAACGTCGGGAGCCAGATAGCGATCTGCCGCCAGGCACACATCAAGCTCGAAGTGGTGTTCTTCATGTATCTGTGGTCGGTCGATTTGGATGCGGTCATGGTGTCGCTGTCCTGCTTCGGATTGCTTTGCGAAGAGGCCGAAATACGGTCCGGTTCGGATGAGCTTACGGTTGGCTTTATACTGCCAAACTATCACCTCTACCAGGAGCTGTCTCATACCTCGGCCACGCTAACGTCGCCACAGAACGCCGAATCGCGGTACAGCTTTTTCGAGCATCTGCACGGACGCGTCACCTTGCAGCGCAACATAATGTCGCTCCTGCGCAAGATTGAACATTGCGTGAACGGTGTACAGCCCGCATGGGAGGAAACATTTCGCAACTGGGAGGTGACGAGCAAGCTGTTGCAGAACTATCCCAAGGGCAAACCGGAGGAGGGACAGGCGGAAGTTTTCCACCGTAGCATGGGCAAACGACGGGCGAGCCACCAGAGCTCGGAGCACGATCTCGAAGAGCAGATAACCGAATGGGCCAACATGACCTGGTTTCTGCTAGCGCTCGGTGGCGTCTGTCTGCAGAAACCGCGCAACCAGCGGCAGACGGCGCAAGGCTACAACCTGCCGCTGGGAACCGCTGGCCCTTCGCTGATGCAGTCGACCACCTCGCTGTCCAGCTCGAGCTCCGGCCGTGGCTCGATGCACCCGATCATGGGCTCGCTGGTATCGTCGATCGGGCCGGGTAGCAGCCAGGAGGTGCAGTACTGTCCCGTGACACAGTTTATCGGCCAGCTGCTGCGGTTGCTGGTGTGCAACAACGAAAAGTTCGGTCCGCAGATTCAGAAGCACGTGAAGGAACTGGTCGGTCAGGAGATGTCGTCCCAGCTGTACCCGATTCTGTTCGACCAGATCCGGTCGAtcgtggaaaagtttttcgatCAGCAGGGCCAGGTGGTGGTGACGGATATTAACACGCAGTTTATCGAGCACACCATCTACATAATGAAGTCGGTGCTGGACGGCCGACAGAGCAAGGATCAGAATGATCAGCCCGCCAACTCGGAACATCTGGGCGTGACGAGCATCGAAAACTTGATGCTTGCGATCGTGCGCTACGTGCGCCATCTGGACATGACCGTGCATGCAATCCACATCAAGACCAAGCTCTGCCAGCTGGTGGAAGTGATGATGAAGCGGCGAGATGATCTTGCCTTCCGGCAGGAGATGAAGTTCCGCAACAAGCTGGTAGAATATCTGACCGATTGGGTGATGGGCACGTCGCACCAGATAGCTCCACCCGGCTCGGGCGACGTGACCGTCATAACGCGCGACCTGGATCAGGCGTGCATGGAGGCGGTGGCGGCACTGTTGCGCGGATTGCCCCTGCAGCCGGAAGAGTCCGATCGGGGCGATctgatggatgcgaagagtgCGTTGTTTTTGAAGTATTTCACCCTGTTTATGAACCTGCTGAACGACTGTGTGGACGGGTCGGAGGCGGACAAGGATACGAACAATCCGCCACTGTTGCCTCCCCGGCCGCGGGTTGCCGCCGGGAAGCTTACCGCGCTGCGAAACGCAACCATTCAGGCGATGTCCAATCTGCTTAGCGCGAACATCGATTCCGGTCTGATGCATTCGATCGATCTTGGCTACAATCCCGATCTGCAGACGCGCGCCGCGTTTATGGAGGTGCTGACCCAGATTCTGCAGCAGGGAACCGAGTTCGATACGCTCGCGGAATCGGTGATGGCCGATCGGTTCGAGCAGCTGGTACAGCTGGTGACAATGATAAGCGACAAGGGCGAACTGCCGATCGCAATGGCGCTCGCGTCcgtcgtcactacctcccagATGGACGAGCTGGCGCGCGTGCTCGTCACGCTGTTCGATGCGAAGCACCTGCTGTCACCGCTGCTGTGGAATATGTTCTACCGGGAGGTGGAGGTGTCGGACTGCATGCAGACACTGTTCCGCGGCAACTCGCTCGGCAGCAAAATAATGGCGTTCTGCTTCAAGATTTACGGTGCGAGCTACTTGCAGGGGCTTTTGGAACCCCTGATTCGGCCATTGCTGGAGGAACCGACCAGCAGCTTCGAGGTGGATCCGGCCCGCATCGAGTCGAGCGAGGACATCGAGAACAATCGTAAAAATCTGATAGCTCTCACGCAGAAGGTGTTTGACGCGATCGTCAATTCGGCTGACCGGTTCCCGCCGCAGCTGCGCTCGATGTGCCACTGTTTGTATCAGGTGCTGAGCAAGCGATTCCCGAACCTGCTGCAAAATAATATCGGTGCCGTCGGGACGGTCATTTTCCTGCGCTTCATCAACCCAGCGATAGTGTCGCCGCAGGAGCTGGGCATCGTCGGCAAGCAGGTACCGACGCAGATCAAGCGAGGCCTGATGCTGATGTCGAAAATTCTGCAAAACATTGCGAACCACGTGGAATTTTCTAAGGAGCAGCATATGCTGTGCTTCAACGATTTTCTGCGCGCGCACTTTGAAGCGGGCAGGCGCTTCTTCATTCAGATAGCATCCGACTGCGAAACGGTCGATCAAACGTCGCACAGCATGAGCTTCATATCGGACGCCAATGTGCTGGCGCTGCATCGTCTACTGTGGTCGCACCAGGAGCGCATCGGAGACTATCTGTCGAGCAGTCGCGATCACAAGGCGGTTGGAAGGCGGCCGTTCGATAAGATGGCCACACTGCTCGCATACCTGGGCCCCCCGGAACACAAACCGGTCGATTCGCATCTGCTCTTCtcgtcgtacgctcgctggaGCTCGATAGACATGTCGTCGACCAATTTCGAGGAGATAATGGTGAAGCACCAGATGCACGAGAAGGAAGAGTTTAAAACTCTAAAGTCGATGAACATCTTCTACCAGGCCGGCACGAGCAAGGCGGGTAATCCCGTGTTCTACTACATTGCCCGTCGTTACAAGATTGGCGAAACGAATGGCGATCTGCTGATCTACCACGTGATACTGACGCTGAAACCGTTCTGCCACTCGCCGTTCGAGGTGGTGATAGACTTCACGCACACCTGCTCGGACAACCGCTTCCGCACCGAGTTCCTGCAGAAATGGTTCTACGTGCTGCCGGAGGTGGCGTACGAGAATCTGTACGCGGCTTACATCTACAACTGCAACTCTTGGGTACGGGAATACACCAAGTTTCATGATCGTATCCTCGCCCCGCTGAAGGGCTGTCGGAAGCTGATTTTTCTTGACTCACCGGCGAAGCTGAACGATGTGATTGATCCGGAGCAGCAGAAGCTACCCGGGGCCACGCTGTCGCTCGACGAAGATTTGAAGGTGTTTAACAATGCGCTCAAGCTGAGCCACAAGGATACGAAGGTAGCGATAAAGGTGGGCCCGACGGCGCTACAGATTACATCGGCCGAAAAGACAAAGGTGCTGGCACATTCGGTGCTGCTGAACGACGTGTATTACGCGTCGGAGATTGAGGAAGTGTGCCTGGTGGACGACAACCAGTTTACGCTGTCGATCGCCAATGAAAGCTCGCAGCTCAGCTTCATCCACAACGATTGCGATAACATCGTGCAGGCGATCATCCACATACGGAACCGGTGGGAGCTGAGCCAGCCCGACTCGGTTACGGTGCATCAGAAGATCCGCCCAAAGGATGTGCCTGGAACGCTGCTGAATATGGCACTGCTGAACCTGGGCTCGTCGGATCCAAACCTTCGTACCGCTGCGTACAACCAGCTGTGCGCCCTAACCGCTACCTTCGATCTCAAGATCGAGGGACAGCTGCTGGAAACGCAGGGACTGTGCATACCGTCGAACAATACGATCTTTATTAAATCGGTCAGCGAAACGCTGGCTACCAACGAGCCGCACCTGACGCTGGAATTCCTCGAAGAGTGCATCCAAGGCTTTCAGCGCAGCACGATCGAGTTGAAGCACTTGTGTCTCGAGTACATGACGCCCTGGCTGGCTAATCTCGTGCGTTTCTGTAAACCGTCGGACGAAGGCAAACGCCAAAAGCAGGTGGCACTGATACTGGAAAAGCTGATCAATCTCACGATCGAGCAGAAGGAGATGTACCCATCGATACAGGCCAAAATCTGGGGCTCGATCGGACAGATACCCGAGCTGATCGATATGGTGCTGGACAACTTTATTCACAAATCCGTAAGCTCCGGTCTCGGATCGCCACAGGTGGAAATAATGGCCGACACCGCTGTTGCGCTTGCCTCCGCCAACGTGCAGCTGGTGGCGAAAAAGGTGATTGGGCGGCTGTGTCGCGTGATGGACAAAACGTGCCATTCGCCGACCCAGTACCTCGAGCAGCACATGATGTGGGACGACATTGCTATACTCGCCCGCTACCTGCTGATGCTCTCGTTCAACAACTGTCTCGATGTGGCCCGACATCTGCCGTACCTATTTCACACGGTAACGTTTCTCGTGTGCACCGGTTCGCTGTCGATGCGTGCCTCGACGCACGGGCtcgtcatcaacatcatccacTCGCTCTGTACCTGCACGAAGCCGTCCTTCTCGGAGGAAACGCAGCGAGTGCTGCGCTTGTCGCTGGACGAGTTCTCCCTGCCGAAGTTCTATCTGCTGTTCGGCATCAGCAAAGTAAAGTCGGCCGCCGTGACCGCGTTCCGCTCGTCCTGCCGCCATCCCAACGATCGGTGGCTGGGCAACGAGCGCGTATCACAGGCGCCGCCCGCCGATCGCGAGCGGCTTGCGCTCCCGTCGCTGGAAGTCATTACCGAGGCGTTGCTAGAAATCATGGAGGCCTGCATGCGCGACATTCCCGACTGCGAGTGGCTGCACACGTGGATATCGCTGGCGAAAAGCTTCGCCTTCTGCTACAATCCAGCGCTGCAGCCCCGGGCACTGATCGTGTTTGGATGCATCTCAAAGAGTGTCACGGATCAGGACGTGAAACAGCTGCTCCGCATTCTGGTGAAAGCGCTCGAATCGTTCAACGACATCATTCTGCTGGAGGCGCTCGTGATGTGCCTGACGCGGCTTCAGCCACTGCTCCGTCCCGAGTCGCCCATTCATCAGGCACTGTTCTGGGTGGCGGTCAGCGTGTTGCAGCTGGACGAATCTACACTGTACGCGGCCGGGCTGGCACTGCTCGAGCAAAATCTGCACACGCTCAACTCGCAGCAGCTGTTCGACAACCAGAACATTGCCGACGTGATGATGGCCACGCGCGAACCGCTCGAATGGCATTTCAAGCAGCTGGACCATGCCGTCGGTTTGTCGTTCAAGTCCAACTTTCACTTTGCGCTCGTTGGCCATCTGCTGAAAGGGTTCCGCCATCCGACGCCCACCACCGTCTCGCGGACGTCCCGCGTGCTGACGATGCTGCTCGGGATCGTTGCCAAACCGCACCGACGCGATAAGTTTGAGGTAACACCGGACAGTGTGGCCTATCTAACCG CGCTCGTTTGCTTCTCCGAGGAGGTACGCTCACGGTGCCACGTCAAACACACCGTACCCCGGTGGCCGGTGGAGTCGGGTGGGTCTGGTGATTCGGGCAGTGCCAGTAGCAGCGATCCTTCGGCACCAAACTCCGCCGGCGGTGGACCACTAACCGGTGGCTCGGGTACGATCACTTCTAGCTCGTCCGGGGGCAACAGTGTGCGACGCCAAAAGTCGTGGGATATGTTGGATCAGTCCGCGATTCAGtacgcacgccagtcgcacaAAGTACAGCAGCACCAG GAACCGGTGGTTATCCGAGGGAAATCGTGGAGAAGTCTCGATTCAGCGCACAATCCGCATCTGGGAATGATCAGTCATTCCTCTTTCGTTACTCACGGcaacacaaccaccaccaccaccaccaacaacaacatgaTCAACATGAACAGCAACACTCCAAATGCCATCACCACAGGCATGCCTAACTCGAACACCAGCTCCATCATtactaacagcagcagcaacactaaCAATTCTTCCACGGCTAGCAGTGCCTACGCAGCTGCTAGTGCCGCAGCCGCGTCCATTGGCGTCGGTGCGTACCAAAGCCAGCGGAACGATTTTCGGAACCGCCGCTCCTCGTCCGAACCGGCCAATCAGATGGTGCTGATGAACCCGAACATTGCCAAACTGATTGCGCTCAATCAGGGCCACACGCCCACGTACGGCTACGGTGCTGGTGGCGGTAGTGGTGTACCGGGGGCAACCGTCGCCCACGCGGTTGCCTCCGGACTGCCGCCAGTCGCCGGTACTGGGCCGCCCATGCCGACGGCGGACGAAGAGCCTTCCGAGCAGACGCACAGGGACGCGCCCAAGCAAGGGACAAAGGACGAAAGCGAGAACTTTATCGTCGACTGCTTGCAAGACATATCATCGATCAAA GAAAGAGGTTCCCGGTCGTCGGTGTCGAACGAATCGAACGTACTGCTCGATCCGGAAGTGCTGCCCGATTCCTCCACCCAAGCGCTGGTGCTGACGGTGCTGGCGACGTTGGTGAAGTACACCACGGACGAGGCCGAAACGCGTGTCCTGTACCAGTACCTAGCCGAAGGTTCCATTGTGTTTCCCAAAGTTTTCCCAGTCAT CCACTCACTGCTGGATCAGAAGGTGAACAATGTGCTGTCGGTGTCGAACGATCAGATCGTGCTGGCGTCGGTGCAGAGCATCATCCAAAACATGCTGGCAAGCGAGGACGCCAGCCAGCAACCGTTGCACTTTCTGCAGAGCTGCGGTTTCGGGGGACTGTGGCGGTTTGCCGGACCCTTCACCAAG TACAACATGATGGTCGAATCGTCCGAGCTGTTCGTCAACTTTCTGGAAGCGATGGTGGAAACGTGCCTGCCGATGGAGGAAAGCAGCCCGATCCCGCCGTCCCCGCGCCCGTACAATCTCAGCTCGAGCCTGAGCAGCCTCACGCTCGGTTCGCCGACGGATAAAG CATTCTCATCAGAATCTCTAGATCACGATGGCTTTAGCGGAAGCGTCAGTTCGCTGCGCCGGGCATCCTGCAGCAAGGCCCGGACCGGAAAGCACCGGTTCATCGACAGCCCCACGCACAACATCTAG